A region from the Lentimicrobiaceae bacterium genome encodes:
- the tyrS gene encoding tyrosine--tRNA ligase: MNFIEELEWRGMIHTVMPGTEEQLQKEMTSAYVGIDPTADSLHIGHLVSVMMLLHFQRAGHKPIALVGGATGMIGDPSMKSAERNLLAEDTLRHNEECIKAQLAKFLDFESEAPNAAELVNNYDWMKDYSFLGFIRDIGKHITVNYMMAKDSVKKRLSGEATEGMSFTEFSYQLIQGYDFLHLYETKNCKLQMGGSDQWGNITTGTELIRRKVGGEAFALVCPLITKADGGKFGKTETGNVWLDPEKTSPYKFYQFWLNTSDEDATKYIRIFTLLDQEQILDLEKQHNEAPHMRLLQKELAKDITIRVHGEDAYNTAVEASEILFGKANEEVLFKLDEQTLLSVFEGVPQFTISKQTLDATIGVLDLLATETSIFASKGEARRMIKDGGVSINKHKVEESEIIDNKYLLNNKYILVQKGKKNYYLILIS, translated from the coding sequence ATGAACTTTATTGAAGAACTCGAATGGCGAGGCATGATACATACTGTAATGCCGGGGACAGAAGAACAGTTACAGAAAGAGATGACATCAGCCTATGTAGGAATTGACCCGACGGCAGACTCGCTACATATTGGGCACTTGGTAAGTGTGATGATGCTCCTTCATTTTCAGCGTGCAGGACATAAACCTATCGCATTGGTGGGCGGTGCTACAGGTATGATTGGCGACCCATCGATGAAGTCGGCTGAGAGAAACTTGCTGGCTGAGGATACACTTCGACACAATGAAGAATGCATCAAAGCGCAATTGGCTAAATTCCTTGATTTTGAAAGCGAAGCACCGAACGCTGCTGAACTTGTAAACAATTACGATTGGATGAAGGATTATTCATTTTTGGGCTTTATCCGTGACATAGGTAAGCATATTACCGTAAACTACATGATGGCGAAAGATTCGGTGAAAAAACGTTTGAGCGGTGAGGCAACCGAAGGCATGTCATTTACCGAGTTTTCTTATCAACTTATACAAGGCTATGACTTTTTGCATCTCTATGAGACCAAAAACTGTAAACTTCAAATGGGCGGTTCCGACCAGTGGGGAAATATTACTACCGGAACGGAACTTATCCGCAGAAAAGTTGGAGGAGAGGCATTTGCACTAGTTTGTCCGCTTATTACCAAAGCCGACGGCGGAAAATTCGGGAAAACCGAAACAGGAAATGTTTGGTTAGACCCCGAAAAAACATCGCCTTACAAGTTTTACCAGTTTTGGTTAAATACTTCCGACGAAGATGCTACAAAATATATCAGAATTTTCACACTTCTTGATCAGGAGCAGATTCTAGATTTGGAAAAACAGCATAATGAAGCTCCGCATATGCGTTTGTTGCAAAAAGAATTGGCGAAAGATATTACTATTAGAGTTCATGGAGAAGATGCTTACAATACAGCTGTCGAGGCATCGGAAATATTATTCGGCAAAGCCAACGAAGAAGTGTTGTTTAAGTTAGATGAACAAACTTTATTATCGGTATTTGAAGGCGTTCCACAGTTTACAATATCAAAGCAAACCCTTGATGCTACAATAGGTGTGTTAGATTTGTTGGCAACTGAGACTTCAATATTTGCATCGAAAGGAGAGGCACGCCGAATGATTAAAGACGGAGGTGTTTCGATTAACAAACACAAAGTTGAAGAATCAGAAATTATCGACAACAAATATCTTCTTAACAACAAATATATTTTAGTCCAAAAAGGCAAAAAAAATTACTACTTAATTCTTATTTCATAA